One region of Wolbachia endosymbiont of Drosophila innubila genomic DNA includes:
- a CDS encoding IS5 family transposase (programmed frameshift): MRKKYPTDLSEREWARIEKHFRVSYKKGGRLPKYSKKEILEAIFYVLRTGCQWRYLPNDFPLWKTVYEQFRQWKKQGIFEKMNYEITKYSRRKIGKNEQPSACIVDSQSVKTTEKGDQSYDGSKKVKGRKRHIITDTQGFILGCYVGAANENDRDGIKIALNNMRTKYTKVKKMWADMGYQGRNLKNHIKEEYDIDIEIVKRPPCRFWVHKDTPPELLPTREQGFKVQPRRWVVERTFAWVNRNRRLSKEYDLLTTSTENFIYLAMSRVMLKREYA; the protein is encoded by the exons ATGAGAAAAAAGTATCCAACAGATCTAAGCGAAAGGGAATGGGCAAGAATAGAAAAACACTTCAGAGTATCATACAAGAAAGGAGGAAGGCTGCCAAAGTATAGCAAAAAAGAAATATTAGAAGCAATTTTCTATGTATTGCGTACAGGGTGTCAATGGCGGTATTTACCAAATGATTTTCCGCTATGGAAGACTGTGTATGAGCAGTTCAGGCAATGGAAGAAGCAGGGAATTTTTGAGAAAATGAATTATGAAATTACAAAATATAGTAGAAGAAAAATAGGAAAGAATGAGCAGCCGAGTGCCTGTATAGTAGATAGTCAATCTGTAAAGACTACAGAAAAGGGGGATCAAAGCTATGATGGAAGTAAAAAAGTAAAGGGTAGAAAAAGGCATATAATTACAGACACTCAGGGTTTTATACTAGGTTGTTACGTAGGCGCTGCTAACGAAAATGATAGAGATGGTATTAAAATAGCATTAAACAATATGAGAACAAAATATACTAAAGTTAA AAAAATGTGGGCTGACATGGGATACCAAGGAAGAAATTTAAAGAATCACATAAAGGAAGAATATGACATAGATATTGAAATTGTTAAAAGGCCTCCATGTAGATTTTGGGTGCACAAAGATACGCCACCTGAGCTACTACCAACAAGAGAACAAGGGTTTAAAGTACAGCCAAGAAGATGGGTTGTAGAAAGGACTTTTGCTTGGGTTAATAGGAATAGAAGGCTATCGAAGGAGTATGATTTACTCACAACATCCACTGAGAATTTCATATACCTAGCTATGAGTAGGGTTATGTTAAAGAGGGAATATGCTTGA
- a CDS encoding M48 family metalloprotease, translating to MFRIAKFLTLLFFLAYYNNAYSINIIRDSEVEAIVKELAQPLFSAADIDHDQVKVFVINDSSINAFVINNNSIFIHLGLLRYSAKPYVLLGILAHEIAHISAGHILQMSSAMGYFQSIAMISYMVGLVSSIIINPQVAGAILLSGVALSSRLFFNYSQEQESVADSYALRYLDESGYDNSGMKEIFDYFKSIEHENTEEYFRTHPLSEKRIFAVQNYKVKNNVKPIFADKLLKFERVVAKLDSFFAPIHVLSNKYEDNSEYVNAIVCYRQGKIEEAIAKVNSLIQESRNDPYLYELKAEMLYKAGNLSEAIKMYEESLRYLSEKNSYLVKLALSHTLLLHGDAKKAIFYLEQILNVEPNNAFVWKYLSVAYKCDADTAMHYFALTKKACIEGDFRGCPETSKFKHIPSLT from the coding sequence ATGTTTAGAATTGCTAAGTTTTTGACCTTATTGTTCTTTCTTGCATATTATAATAATGCTTACTCTATTAACATTATTAGAGATAGTGAGGTGGAAGCAATAGTGAAAGAGCTAGCGCAACCTTTATTTTCTGCTGCAGATATTGATCATGATCAAGTGAAAGTTTTTGTAATTAATGACAGTTCGATTAATGCTTTTGTAATTAACAATAACAGTATCTTCATTCATTTAGGGCTTTTACGATATTCGGCTAAACCTTATGTCTTGCTTGGTATATTAGCACATGAGATTGCTCACATATCTGCTGGTCATATATTGCAAATGAGTAGTGCTATGGGTTATTTTCAATCGATAGCAATGATTAGTTATATGGTAGGATTAGTTTCTAGTATTATCATTAACCCTCAGGTTGCTGGTGCAATTTTGCTTAGTGGTGTAGCACTCAGTTCAAGGCTATTTTTTAACTATTCTCAAGAGCAAGAAAGTGTAGCAGATAGCTATGCTTTAAGGTACCTTGATGAATCTGGCTATGATAATTCAGGTATGAAAGAGATTTTTGATTATTTTAAAAGTATTGAGCATGAGAATACCGAGGAATATTTCCGTACTCACCCACTTAGTGAGAAACGTATATTTGCTGTACAGAATTATAAGGTCAAAAACAACGTAAAACCAATTTTTGCGGATAAGTTACTAAAGTTTGAGCGTGTGGTTGCAAAGCTAGACTCTTTCTTTGCTCCTATTCATGTGTTATCTAATAAATATGAAGATAATTCTGAGTATGTAAATGCTATAGTTTGCTATAGGCAAGGAAAGATAGAGGAGGCTATTGCTAAAGTTAATTCATTGATTCAAGAGTCACGCAATGACCCATACCTATATGAATTAAAAGCAGAAATGCTATACAAGGCTGGAAATTTAAGTGAAGCAATAAAAATGTATGAGGAATCGCTTAGGTATTTATCTGAGAAAAACAGTTATTTAGTGAAACTTGCATTATCTCATACTTTATTATTACACGGTGATGCAAAAAAGGCAATTTTTTACCTGGAGCAGATTTTGAATGTAGAACCAAATAACGCTTTTGTCTGGAAATATTTAAGCGTTGCATATAAATGTGACGCTGATACGGCAATGCATTATTTTGCTTTGACAAAAAAGGCTTGTATTGAAGGAGATTTTAGAGGTTGTCCGGAAACAAGTAAATTCAAGCATATTCCCTCTTTAACATAA
- the ribB gene encoding 3,4-dihydroxy-2-butanone-4-phosphate synthase, whose translation MVQATYASMSLPGISSVEDVLEDARSGKLFILVDDESRENEGDLVVLAEKVKPEHMAFMVRYGTGIVFLAMTKLHMSKLNLEFMRKSNVDEKLTPHTAFTTSIDARYGITTGVSAHDRTHTILTAIDEKSTKDDIITPGHVFPIIANEGGVLARNGHTEASVEIAKLVGLNHAAVGCELVNDDGSMMRLPQLLKFAEQHKIKLTTIDKLISYVKKLN comes from the coding sequence ATGGTACAGGCCACTTATGCTTCAATGAGTCTACCCGGTATTTCTTCTGTGGAAGATGTATTAGAGGATGCTCGTTCCGGTAAATTGTTCATTTTAGTTGATGATGAAAGTAGAGAGAATGAAGGTGATTTGGTTGTCTTAGCTGAAAAAGTAAAACCAGAACATATGGCTTTTATGGTTAGATACGGTACTGGTATTGTATTTTTAGCTATGACAAAGCTTCATATGAGTAAACTAAATCTTGAGTTTATGAGGAAGAGCAATGTAGATGAAAAGCTTACTCCTCATACTGCATTTACTACGTCAATTGATGCGCGTTATGGCATTACAACAGGTGTTTCTGCTCATGATAGAACGCATACGATACTTACTGCCATTGATGAAAAGAGTACTAAGGACGATATTATTACTCCAGGGCATGTTTTCCCTATTATTGCAAATGAAGGCGGGGTTTTAGCACGCAATGGTCACACTGAAGCAAGTGTTGAAATAGCAAAGTTGGTTGGTCTTAATCATGCAGCTGTAGGGTGTGAATTAGTGAATGATGATGGCTCTATGATGCGCTTACCTCAGTTGCTTAAATTTGCTGAACAACATAAAATTAAGTTAACTACCATCGACAAACTTATCAGTTACGTTAAAAAATTAAACTAG
- the greA gene encoding transcription elongation factor GreA, which produces MASSIINKFPMTREGFENMQAELEKLKEEKPSVIQAISDARDQGDLSENAEYHAARERLGFIEGRIMEIESKLSHAEVIEVKNLSGDSVIFGATVTLRMLSDNNGEVEYVYKVVGEYEADVSKQLISTSSPLGSALIGKKVGEYVEVTVPNGEKLYKIVKIEFK; this is translated from the coding sequence ATGGCTTCATCTATTATTAATAAATTTCCTATGACGAGGGAAGGTTTTGAGAATATGCAAGCCGAACTTGAAAAATTAAAGGAAGAAAAGCCTTCTGTTATACAAGCTATTTCTGATGCTCGTGATCAAGGTGATTTGTCTGAAAACGCAGAGTATCATGCTGCACGGGAAAGGTTAGGTTTTATTGAAGGCCGTATAATGGAGATAGAAAGTAAGCTCTCACATGCGGAAGTAATAGAAGTAAAAAATTTGTCTGGTGATTCAGTAATATTTGGTGCAACTGTGACATTAAGAATGTTAAGTGATAATAACGGTGAAGTGGAATATGTTTATAAGGTTGTAGGCGAATATGAAGCTGATGTTTCAAAGCAGTTAATATCTACTAGTTCACCACTCGGGAGTGCCTTAATCGGCAAAAAAGTCGGTGAGTATGTGGAAGTGACAGTGCCAAATGGAGAGAAATTGTATAAAATAGTTAAGATTGAATTTAAGTAA
- the atpA gene encoding F0F1 ATP synthase subunit alpha, which yields MKNSMNVSEIASIIREKVETFDNPIKRENIGEVISVTDGIALVYGLEKAKFGEKVFFASGVEGIVLDLDHNTAGIVVLGNDRDVKEGDVVKCSGDVVQVPVGHELLGRVVNALGHPMDDGGEIRAKNRMDIESKAPGIIDRKSVHEPLQTGIKIIDLLIPIGRGQRELIIGDRQIGKTTIALDTIINQKKINDEVNESQKVYCVYVAIGQKISTVAKVVNKLKESGALEYTTVVVASASDCAPMQFLAPYAGCTIGEFFRDNGMHCLIIYDDLSKHAVAYRQMSLLLRRPPGREAYPGDIFYVHSRLLERAAKMSDKKGQGSLTALPIVETQAGDVSAYVPTNVISITDGQIFLESELFYKGFRPAVNIGLSVSRVGSAAQLKSVKKVAGSIKLSLAQYRELEDFAKFGSDLDASVQLSLNKGKYLVELLKQKQHLPMSIEEQVVLMYIFSNLYNQLSKIQISNVNKFEHDLVNYFRTVHPGVLKKLSNDMNGDIKGDIFNIVSNFVTQFNCV from the coding sequence ATGAAGAACAGTATGAATGTTTCTGAGATAGCAAGTATAATAAGAGAAAAGGTTGAGACGTTTGATAATCCTATAAAGCGGGAAAATATAGGTGAAGTAATTTCAGTAACAGATGGTATCGCATTGGTTTATGGGCTGGAAAAAGCAAAATTCGGTGAAAAGGTATTTTTTGCAAGTGGTGTAGAAGGAATAGTTCTCGATTTAGATCATAATACGGCTGGAATAGTTGTGCTTGGTAATGACCGTGATGTGAAAGAAGGGGACGTTGTAAAATGTAGTGGTGATGTTGTGCAGGTGCCTGTAGGGCATGAATTGTTAGGGAGAGTTGTAAATGCGTTGGGCCATCCTATGGACGACGGTGGGGAAATTAGAGCCAAAAACAGAATGGATATAGAATCTAAAGCGCCAGGCATTATTGATCGTAAGTCTGTGCATGAGCCACTGCAAACAGGAATTAAAATTATAGATTTGCTAATTCCAATAGGTAGAGGGCAGCGTGAATTAATTATTGGTGATAGACAAATTGGTAAAACTACTATTGCGCTTGATACTATTATCAATCAGAAGAAGATTAACGATGAGGTAAACGAAAGTCAAAAAGTTTACTGTGTTTATGTTGCTATTGGGCAAAAAATTTCAACAGTAGCAAAAGTGGTAAATAAGCTGAAAGAAAGCGGAGCATTAGAGTATACAACTGTAGTTGTGGCTAGTGCATCTGACTGCGCGCCTATGCAATTTTTAGCACCTTATGCTGGTTGCACTATTGGGGAATTTTTCCGTGACAATGGAATGCATTGTTTGATTATATATGATGATTTATCTAAGCATGCTGTGGCATATAGGCAGATGTCTTTATTGCTCAGACGTCCTCCTGGTCGTGAAGCTTACCCTGGAGATATATTCTATGTACATTCTCGCTTGCTTGAAAGAGCTGCTAAAATGTCTGATAAAAAAGGGCAGGGTTCTTTAACTGCTTTGCCAATTGTCGAAACTCAAGCTGGTGATGTATCCGCATATGTGCCAACAAATGTTATTTCAATTACCGATGGGCAGATCTTTCTTGAGTCTGAATTATTTTATAAAGGATTTCGACCTGCAGTAAATATAGGTTTGTCGGTTTCGCGGGTTGGTTCTGCTGCACAATTAAAGTCTGTGAAAAAAGTTGCTGGTTCTATAAAGCTAAGCTTAGCTCAGTATAGAGAATTAGAAGATTTTGCAAAATTTGGTTCTGATCTTGATGCTAGTGTTCAATTATCCTTGAATAAGGGTAAATATCTTGTTGAGTTATTAAAGCAAAAACAACATTTACCTATGTCAATAGAAGAGCAAGTAGTGCTGATGTATATTTTTTCTAACCTGTATAATCAGTTAAGTAAAATACAAATAAGTAACGTTAATAAATTTGAACATGATCTTGTTAATTATTTTCGTACTGTACACCCTGGGGTTTTAAAAAAGTTGTCAAATGACATGAATGGTGATATAAAAGGTGATATTTTTAATATTGTGAGTAATTTTGTTACTCAATTTAATTGCGTTTAG
- the atpH gene encoding ATP synthase F1 subunit delta produces MKKTQYNNLVSSYARVLFHVSGSRLGIIRKEVEFLLAFFKDQRDVFVYLSHPMISFAHKKEVMLSINEHLSENLVKFIMVIFANKRSSLLILILEKFLSLARENENEFEITIKSAETLKESDIKIITESLSFLGKIIKVSNVVDPSILGGFVVRYGFNLIDASLKSYLDRLVDLSKMEILKVRNFV; encoded by the coding sequence ATGAAAAAGACCCAATACAATAATTTAGTTTCATCTTACGCTAGAGTGCTATTTCATGTCTCAGGAAGCAGGTTAGGTATTATAAGGAAAGAAGTAGAATTTTTGTTGGCTTTTTTTAAGGATCAACGTGATGTTTTTGTGTACCTATCTCATCCTATGATTTCTTTTGCACACAAAAAAGAAGTGATGCTTTCTATAAATGAGCACTTAAGTGAGAATTTAGTAAAATTTATTATGGTTATATTTGCAAATAAACGCTCTAGTTTATTGATCCTTATATTAGAAAAATTCTTAAGTCTTGCAAGAGAAAATGAAAATGAATTCGAAATTACTATAAAGTCAGCAGAAACTTTAAAGGAATCTGATATAAAAATAATTACTGAATCTTTGAGCTTTCTTGGTAAAATAATAAAAGTAAGCAATGTGGTTGACCCTTCTATACTAGGTGGCTTCGTAGTTAGGTATGGTTTTAATTTGATCGATGCTTCGCTAAAAAGTTACTTGGATAGGTTAGTTGACTTAAGTAAAATGGAAATATTAAAAGTAAGGAATTTTGTATGA
- a CDS encoding YraN family protein: MVSRLRYFVGYFGELLGLVYLKLKWYNVIKRRYRCKFGEIDLIVSKKKELIFIEVKTSLLGKEIPISHLQCQSIINSSKYFLSKNLSFLDYSVRYDLYFLSLKRRPVYIKNAWIEE; this comes from the coding sequence GTGGTAAGTAGGTTACGCTACTTTGTAGGTTACTTTGGCGAGTTATTAGGTTTAGTATATTTAAAACTGAAATGGTATAATGTTATAAAACGCCGTTACCGTTGTAAGTTCGGTGAAATTGACTTAATTGTATCTAAAAAAAAGGAGCTGATTTTTATAGAAGTTAAAACAAGTTTACTTGGAAAAGAAATACCGATATCTCATCTTCAATGTCAGTCTATTATAAATTCTTCTAAGTATTTCTTAAGTAAAAACCTTAGTTTTTTAGATTATTCAGTCAGATATGATTTATATTTTCTTTCCTTAAAGAGAAGACCTGTTTATATAAAAAATGCTTGGATTGAAGAATGA
- the rplQ gene encoding 50S ribosomal protein L17 has translation MKHGIKKRKLSRCTEHRLSTLKNLSISLINHEQIVTTLPKAKELRPYVEKFITIAKNKNTLHGRRLLLSRLHNSKLAVDKLLNVLASRYQDRKGGYSRIIKFSTRKGDCASMAVIELVDRDIAARGKVYSKNKEGGKVVTQS, from the coding sequence ATGAAACATGGAATAAAAAAACGTAAACTATCTCGTTGTACTGAACATAGATTATCGACGTTAAAGAATCTATCTATCTCATTAATTAACCATGAGCAGATTGTAACTACTTTACCAAAAGCTAAGGAACTTCGTCCATATGTCGAAAAGTTTATTACAATTGCTAAGAATAAGAATACTTTACATGGTAGAAGACTTTTGCTTTCACGCCTTCATAATAGTAAGTTAGCAGTTGATAAGTTATTAAACGTCTTAGCCAGCCGTTATCAAGATCGTAAAGGTGGGTATTCTAGAATAATAAAATTTAGCACTCGAAAGGGTGATTGCGCTTCAATGGCAGTGATAGAACTGGTTGATAGGGATATTGCAGCAAGAGGTAAGGTTTATAGTAAAAATAAAGAAGGAGGCAAAGTAGTTACACAAAGTTAA
- a CDS encoding DNA-directed RNA polymerase subunit alpha, with protein sequence MYYNNDVSLCSNLDKLIKPSSVKVISDDSSEKSDIVLEPLESGFALTLGNALRRVMLSSLKGSAVYGIKIEGVTHEFTSIQGVREDVTDIVLNMGMLRCKLNGASNKCLNLNAKGPCQVLAGMIETDDQCSIVNKDLLICTLGQNVELNMTIYVASGKGYLPVTKYKENELLKLMSEQDLIGFIPVNALYSPVNRVSYRVENSRVGQVTDKDKLILSIETDGTISPSQAVDSAARILQEQLQPFISSDVSYKKSQVSSSSGAKDLGYDPVLLRKVDEMELSVRSHNCLKNENITYIGDLVQKAEGEMLRTANFGRKSLNEIKAVLTNFGLSLGMNVLNWPPKDIDELAKQHTDED encoded by the coding sequence ATGTATTATAATAATGATGTTTCTCTCTGTAGCAATTTAGATAAATTGATTAAACCTAGTTCAGTTAAGGTAATATCAGATGATTCAAGTGAAAAAAGTGATATAGTGCTAGAACCGTTGGAAAGTGGTTTTGCTTTAACATTAGGCAATGCATTAAGACGTGTAATGTTATCTTCTCTTAAAGGTAGTGCTGTTTATGGAATAAAAATTGAAGGTGTAACTCATGAGTTCACTTCAATTCAAGGGGTAAGAGAAGACGTAACTGATATAGTATTAAATATGGGTATGTTGAGGTGTAAATTAAATGGTGCTTCTAATAAATGCTTAAATTTAAACGCTAAAGGGCCTTGCCAGGTATTAGCTGGGATGATAGAAACTGATGATCAATGCTCTATTGTTAATAAAGATTTGTTAATATGTACGCTGGGGCAAAATGTGGAGCTTAACATGACCATATATGTGGCTAGCGGAAAAGGTTATCTTCCTGTAACTAAATATAAAGAAAATGAACTTTTGAAGCTTATGAGTGAACAGGATTTAATTGGTTTTATTCCAGTTAATGCTTTGTATAGCCCTGTCAACAGGGTTTCGTACAGGGTAGAGAACAGTCGTGTTGGCCAAGTGACTGATAAGGATAAGCTGATATTGTCAATTGAAACTGATGGTACAATTTCTCCGAGTCAAGCTGTTGACTCTGCTGCAAGAATATTACAGGAGCAACTTCAGCCCTTTATTAGTTCTGATGTAAGTTATAAAAAATCGCAGGTTTCTTCGTCTAGTGGTGCTAAAGATTTGGGTTATGACCCTGTCTTATTGCGTAAGGTAGATGAAATGGAATTATCTGTCAGGTCTCATAACTGTCTGAAAAACGAAAACATCACTTATATAGGTGATCTTGTACAAAAGGCAGAAGGTGAAATGTTAAGAACTGCTAATTTTGGCAGAAAGTCTTTGAATGAGATTAAGGCAGTTTTGACTAATTTTGGCTTGTCTTTGGGTATGAATGTGCTAAACTGGCCACCTAAGGATATAGATGAGTTGGCTAAACAACATACTGATGAAGATTAG
- the rpsK gene encoding 30S ribosomal protein S11 — translation MKKVKTVSKSKKEFITGVVHIRATFNNTFVNVTDVHGNTLCQTSVGACGFSGSRKSTPYAAGKAAESAAKNAMERFGMKVVSVIIRGPGFGTEAAVKALQSCGLTVTSIADKTAIPHNGCRLRKKRRV, via the coding sequence ATGAAAAAAGTCAAAACGGTTAGTAAGAGTAAGAAGGAGTTTATTACTGGTGTTGTCCATATTCGTGCAACTTTTAATAATACTTTCGTAAATGTAACTGATGTTCATGGTAATACGCTATGTCAAACTTCTGTGGGTGCATGTGGTTTTTCAGGTTCGAGAAAATCCACACCTTATGCTGCAGGTAAGGCTGCGGAGTCTGCTGCGAAGAACGCAATGGAGAGATTTGGTATGAAGGTTGTCTCTGTAATAATTCGCGGCCCTGGCTTTGGTACCGAAGCTGCGGTTAAAGCACTTCAGAGCTGTGGGTTGACTGTGACTTCAATTGCAGATAAAACCGCAATTCCTCATAATGGGTGCAGGTTAAGAAAAAAAAGAAGAGTATAG